The following coding sequences are from one Arachis hypogaea cultivar Tifrunner chromosome 7, arahy.Tifrunner.gnm2.J5K5, whole genome shotgun sequence window:
- the LOC112702420 gene encoding syntaxin-31 isoform X1: MASAFRDRTSEFRSVTETLKKKIGAPTPPPLPNQPENAPSSTDSPVPNSRSEFNRKASRIGLGIHDTSQKIARLAQLAKKSSIFNDPIVEIQELTAVIKNEITALNAALSDLQTIQNMEIADGMYSEDRVVHSNAVCDDLKSRLMGATKKLQDVLTTRTENIKAHENRKQIFSKNTSRENPFQHHPKPAHVPPPWSNSLNPSEDLQQQSALTSNGVPVGNQLRRRLAVDNAPTPQMEMSMVQQVVPHQDNYAQSRATALHSVESTITELSGIFTHLATMVAQQGELAIRIDDNMEETLANVDGAHSSLLRHLNRISSNRWLLIKIFAILIFFLMIFIFFVA, from the exons ATGGCCTCCGCCTTCAGGGACCGCACCTCCGAGTTCCGGTCGGTGACGGAGACTCTCAAGAAGAAGATCGGAGCCCCCACTCCGCCACCGTTGCCTAACCAACCGGAAAATGCTCCCTCCTCCACCGACTCTCCGGTTCCAAATTCCAGATCCGAATTCAACCGAAAGGCCTCTCGGATCGGTTTGGGAATCCACGATACTTCACAGAAGATCGCAAGGCTCGCCCAGC TGGCGAAGAAATCGTCGATTTTCAATGATCCGATTGTGGAGATACAGGAACTGACGGCTGTGATTAAGAACGAGATCACGGCGCTGAACGCGGCTCTTTCGGATTTACAGACGATTCAGAACATGGAGATTGCAGATGGGATGTACTCGGAGGATAGGGTTGTTCACTCCAATGCCGTTTGTGATGACTTGAAGAGCAGGCTCATGGGCGCCACAAAGAAACTCCAAGATGTCTTGACCACTAGAACAGAG AATATCAAGGCTCATGAGAATAGGAAGCAGATATTTTCCAAGAATACATCCAGAGAGAACCCTTTTCAGCATCACCCAAAGCCAGCCCATGTACCACCCCCGTGGTCAAATTCATTAAATCCATCTGAAGACTTGCAACAGCAGTCAGC ACTAACTTCAAATGGAGTACCAGTTGGCAATCAACTAAG ACGAAGGTTAGCTGTGGACAATGCTCCAACCCCCCAAATGGAAATGTCTATGGTACAGCAGGTTGTTCCTCACCAAGATAATTATGCTCAAAGTCGGGCAACTGCACTGCACAGTGTTGAATCTACTATCACAGAACTTAGTGGGATCTTCACACATTTGGCTACAATGGTTGCCCAGCAAGGGGAACTAGCCATCAG GATTGACGACAACATGGAGGAAACATTGGCAAATGTTGATGGAGCTCACAGTTCTTTATTGAGGCATCTTAACAGAATATCATCAAATAGGTGGCTCCTAATTAAGATATTTGCTATTTTGATATTTTTCCTAATGATCTTCATATTCTTTGTGGCCTAA
- the LOC112702421 gene encoding large ribosomal subunit protein uL10 has product MAPKPTKAEKKIAYDAKLCKLLEEYTQILVVNADNVGSNQLQNIRRGLRGDSIVLMGKNTMMKRSVRMHAESTGNNVYLSLIPLLVGNVGLIFTKGDLKEVSEEVAKYKVGAPARVGLVAPIDVVVPPGNTGLDPSQTSFFQVLNIPTKINKGTVEIITPVELIKKGDKVGSSEAALLSKLGIRPFSYGLVVLSVYDNGSVFSPEVLDLTEDDLVEKFAVGVSMVTALSLAISYPTLAAAPHMFINAYKNVLSVAIETDYSFPEADKVKEYLKDPSKFAVAAVAAPAAGTGGAPAAAAAKEEEKKEEPAEESDDDMGFSLFD; this is encoded by the exons ATGGCACCAAAACCAACTAAGGCTGAGAAGAAGATCGCTTACGATGCTAAGCTCTGCAAGCTTCTCGAGGAGTACACTCAGATACTTGTGGTCAATGCTGATAACGTTGGATCTAACCAGCTCCAGAACATTCGAAGGGGTCTTCGTGGTGATTCTATTGTTCTTATGGGAAAGAACACCATGATGAAGCGTTCTGTTAGAATGCATGCTGAGAGTACCGGGAACAATGTGTACCTCAGCCTTATCCCTCTTCTTGTT GGAAACGTGGGATTGATCTTCACCAAAGGTGATTTGAAGGAGGTTAGCGAGGAGGTTGCTAAGTACAAG GTTGGAGCACCTGCTCGTGTTGGTTTGGTTGCTCCAATTGATGTTGTTGTTCCTCCAGGCAACACAGGGCTTGACCCCTCACAGACCTCTTTCTTCCAG GTTCTGAATATTCCAACCAAGATCAACAAGGGTACTGTTGAAATTATCACCCCTGTGGAACTTATTAAGAAGGGTGACAAGGTCGGTTCTTCTGAAGCTGCACTGCTTTCCAAGCTTGGCATCAGGCCCTTCTCATATGGTCTTGTTGTCCTCTCTGTCTATGACAATGGTTCAGTATTTAGCCCTGAGGTTCTTGATCTCACTGAGGACGACCTTGTTGAGAAGTTCGCCGTTGGAGTCTCAATGGTGACCGCACTCTCATTGGCCATTTCATACCCGACCCTTGCAGCTGCCCCACATATGTTCATCAACGCCTACAAGAATGTTTTATCTGTTGCCATTGAGACAGATTACTCTTTCCCAGAGGCTGACAAGGTTAAGGAGTATTTGAAG GACCCCAGCAAATTTGCCGTGGCAGCTGTTGCTGCTCCTGCTGCTGGCACAGGTGGTGCTCCGGCTGCTGCCGCTGCTaaggaagaggaaaagaaggaagAGCCTGCTGAAGAATCTGATGATGACATGGGTTTCAGTCTGTTTGACTAG
- the LOC112702420 gene encoding syntaxin-31 isoform X2 encodes MASAFRDRTSEFRSVTETLKKKIGAPTPPPLPNQPENAPSSTDSPVPNSRSEFNRKASRIGLGIHDTSQKIARLAQLAKKSSIFNDPIVEIQELTAVIKNEITALNAALSDLQTIQNMEIADGMYSEDRVVHSNAVCDDLKSRLMGATKKLQDVLTTRTENIKAHENRKQIFSKNTSRENPFQHHPKPAHVPPPWSNSLNPSEDLQQQSALTSNGVPVGNQLRRRLAVDNAPTPQMEMSMVQQVVPHQDNYAQSRATALHSVESTITELSGIFTHLATMVAQQGELAIRIKSI; translated from the exons ATGGCCTCCGCCTTCAGGGACCGCACCTCCGAGTTCCGGTCGGTGACGGAGACTCTCAAGAAGAAGATCGGAGCCCCCACTCCGCCACCGTTGCCTAACCAACCGGAAAATGCTCCCTCCTCCACCGACTCTCCGGTTCCAAATTCCAGATCCGAATTCAACCGAAAGGCCTCTCGGATCGGTTTGGGAATCCACGATACTTCACAGAAGATCGCAAGGCTCGCCCAGC TGGCGAAGAAATCGTCGATTTTCAATGATCCGATTGTGGAGATACAGGAACTGACGGCTGTGATTAAGAACGAGATCACGGCGCTGAACGCGGCTCTTTCGGATTTACAGACGATTCAGAACATGGAGATTGCAGATGGGATGTACTCGGAGGATAGGGTTGTTCACTCCAATGCCGTTTGTGATGACTTGAAGAGCAGGCTCATGGGCGCCACAAAGAAACTCCAAGATGTCTTGACCACTAGAACAGAG AATATCAAGGCTCATGAGAATAGGAAGCAGATATTTTCCAAGAATACATCCAGAGAGAACCCTTTTCAGCATCACCCAAAGCCAGCCCATGTACCACCCCCGTGGTCAAATTCATTAAATCCATCTGAAGACTTGCAACAGCAGTCAGC ACTAACTTCAAATGGAGTACCAGTTGGCAATCAACTAAG ACGAAGGTTAGCTGTGGACAATGCTCCAACCCCCCAAATGGAAATGTCTATGGTACAGCAGGTTGTTCCTCACCAAGATAATTATGCTCAAAGTCGGGCAACTGCACTGCACAGTGTTGAATCTACTATCACAGAACTTAGTGGGATCTTCACACATTTGGCTACAATGGTTGCCCAGCAAGGGGAACTAGCCATCAG GATTAAATCTATATAA